The proteins below are encoded in one region of Flavobacterium sp. IMCC34852:
- a CDS encoding DUF7619 domain-containing protein encodes MKKLLLVLILFFSTSILVAQNFNQPSQFNNVCDDDNDGIAAFWLGEISFEILGNLNAQDYVITHHETQTDAATGANALSSPYLNINPFNQTIFVRIVTVATNEVTILTYNLTVNPTPEAPTVTVTNCASLITSFPCWDLTTVVPQILNGNPSLLVSFFMTQFDAQANINQIANPNCYISAVGAPTQPPIFYRVEFPNTGCFAIGIVELITITCENPNCPAPAQFIIDSATSDSITLDWAQSAGATSYTITYSVNGGPFMTLITQMVSSVTIPNLLCDSNYVFSVSANCGSNGMSAASNWITYTTSACNPQPGQPINLNECGDDSQACFDLTENDFYIIGNLNPSEYTITYHITQPDAENDVAVITTPANYCAQHGAVIYARLENNATQEYQFFAFALIVDNFFPGTMSLPSLQQCDDNNDGFVTFDLTSIEAALNSNNVVVYYPSLSNAQNQVVPFANPSQLNLSTQNMVTMVFAREIIQNGCDQIYSFELLAYPNCNLAYTCSQANSLCNALGVPFANTVNVNGSGSANCLGTTPNPTWFFLPVSQAGNITFQVNQVSNNGQPLDVDYIMYGPFTSPTVACGNQSMLLSNVVSCSYSAAAVEYPFIPNALPGQYYLLMVTNFSNNPGLITITEANTSNTGAIDCSGLRLNAFLDVNSNGTQDTGEQNFPLGQFTYEINNNGNVHNIISPTGVYNIYDTNGSNSYDLSYTIDPNYAASYAITTASYSNVNVVIGGGMQTYNFPITVTQTYNDLAVNIVPVNAPRPGFTYMNKIVYTNNGNQTIASGTVTFNHDPLVSIVGNTQSGTTPITNGFTHNFTNLLPFESRQIMVTMQVPTLPTVNIGGLLTNTASIIPLTGDVVPANNSATNTQIIIGAYDPNDKMEAHGEQILHSTFTANDYLTYTIRFENTGTASAINVRVNDVLNSQLDSSSIRMVSASHPYIMDRIGNNINWLFDNIMLPPSVANTNIGKGYITFQIKPMSGYAVGDIIPNTASIYFDFNPPIITNTFNTEFVQQLGVGEFENADFVFFPNPVSDIVTIQVKNEGTIANIAVYDVSGKMIMAQKPTHALSIQTLDLSSVSKGMYLLEVTTDSNLKVVKKLIVE; translated from the coding sequence ATGAAAAAACTATTACTTGTACTTATTTTATTTTTTTCAACCTCCATTTTAGTAGCCCAAAATTTTAATCAGCCTTCACAATTTAATAATGTGTGTGATGATGATAATGATGGTATTGCAGCCTTCTGGTTGGGAGAAATATCCTTTGAAATCTTAGGAAATTTAAATGCTCAGGATTATGTGATAACCCATCACGAAACTCAGACAGATGCGGCCACAGGTGCCAACGCATTATCAAGTCCGTATTTAAATATTAATCCTTTTAACCAAACTATTTTTGTTAGAATAGTAACCGTAGCCACCAATGAAGTTACGATTTTGACCTATAATTTAACGGTTAATCCAACACCGGAAGCTCCGACTGTTACAGTAACTAATTGTGCCAGTCTTATCACTAGTTTTCCTTGTTGGGATTTGACAACTGTTGTTCCGCAAATTCTTAATGGTAATCCAAGTTTATTGGTTTCCTTTTTTATGACTCAGTTTGATGCACAAGCTAATATTAATCAAATTGCCAACCCGAATTGTTACATAAGCGCTGTTGGCGCTCCGACTCAGCCACCGATTTTTTACAGAGTTGAATTTCCGAATACCGGATGTTTTGCTATCGGTATAGTTGAATTGATTACTATTACTTGTGAAAACCCAAATTGTCCCGCACCGGCACAATTTATCATTGATAGTGCAACTTCAGACTCTATAACCCTTGATTGGGCACAGAGTGCAGGAGCAACCTCATATACCATAACCTATTCGGTTAATGGTGGACCTTTTATGACACTTATTACTCAAATGGTGAGTTCCGTTACTATTCCTAACTTGCTTTGTGATTCCAATTATGTTTTCTCGGTTAGTGCTAATTGTGGCAGTAATGGCATGAGCGCAGCGTCAAATTGGATTACTTACACTACATCCGCGTGTAATCCGCAACCCGGACAGCCTATAAATCTTAATGAATGTGGTGATGATTCTCAAGCATGTTTTGATTTGACTGAAAATGATTTTTATATCATTGGTAACTTAAATCCATCAGAATATACAATCACTTACCATATTACACAACCAGATGCGGAAAATGATGTGGCCGTAATTACAACTCCGGCGAATTATTGTGCCCAACATGGAGCAGTAATTTACGCTCGTTTAGAAAATAATGCGACTCAAGAATATCAGTTCTTCGCTTTCGCTTTGATTGTAGATAATTTTTTCCCCGGAACTATGTCATTACCTTCATTGCAACAATGTGATGACAATAATGACGGTTTTGTCACTTTTGATTTAACCAGTATTGAAGCCGCGTTAAACTCAAATAATGTTGTGGTATACTATCCGAGTTTGTCCAACGCTCAAAATCAAGTAGTGCCTTTTGCCAATCCATCTCAACTTAACTTAAGTACTCAGAACATGGTAACTATGGTTTTTGCCCGTGAAATTATTCAAAACGGTTGTGACCAAATTTACAGCTTTGAGTTGTTGGCGTATCCTAACTGTAATTTGGCTTACACATGTTCACAAGCCAATTCGTTGTGTAATGCCTTAGGAGTTCCGTTTGCAAACACTGTCAATGTTAACGGAAGCGGTTCTGCTAATTGTTTGGGAACTACACCAAACCCTACATGGTTTTTCTTACCGGTGAGTCAGGCGGGCAATATTACTTTTCAAGTAAATCAAGTATCTAATAACGGACAACCTTTGGATGTTGATTACATTATGTATGGTCCTTTTACATCACCTACCGTAGCTTGCGGAAATCAAAGTATGTTACTAAGTAATGTAGTGTCTTGTAGCTACTCTGCTGCGGCAGTGGAATATCCGTTTATTCCAAACGCATTACCGGGTCAATATTATTTATTGATGGTAACTAACTTTAGCAACAACCCGGGATTAATCACCATCACAGAAGCAAATACCTCCAATACAGGAGCTATTGACTGTTCCGGATTGCGTTTAAATGCCTTTTTAGATGTTAACAGTAATGGAACACAAGACACCGGTGAACAAAATTTCCCATTAGGACAATTCACCTATGAAATCAACAACAACGGGAATGTGCACAACATAATTTCTCCAACCGGAGTTTATAATATTTATGATACTAATGGATCTAATTCATATGATTTGAGTTATACCATTGACCCCAATTATGCTGCTTCTTACGCCATAACCACGGCTTCCTATAGCAATGTGAATGTAGTAATCGGTGGCGGAATGCAAACTTATAATTTCCCGATTACCGTAACGCAAACCTACAATGACTTGGCCGTAAATATTGTCCCTGTAAATGCACCGAGACCTGGTTTTACTTATATGAATAAAATAGTGTATACCAATAATGGTAACCAAACCATAGCCTCAGGAACGGTGACTTTTAATCATGATCCTTTGGTTTCAATAGTGGGTAATACACAATCGGGGACAACACCAATTACTAATGGTTTTACTCATAATTTTACCAACTTATTGCCTTTTGAGTCCAGACAAATTATGGTAACAATGCAGGTACCAACCCTTCCAACGGTAAACATTGGCGGATTATTAACCAATACAGCTTCAATAATTCCGCTTACCGGTGATGTGGTTCCGGCCAATAATTCGGCTACCAATACCCAAATTATTATCGGAGCTTATGACCCGAATGACAAAATGGAAGCTCATGGAGAACAAATTTTGCATTCAACATTCACCGCTAACGATTATTTAACTTATACCATCCGTTTTGAAAATACGGGAACAGCCAGTGCCATCAATGTTAGGGTAAATGATGTCTTGAATTCTCAACTGGACTCAAGTTCAATTCGAATGGTAAGTGCAAGTCATCCATACATTATGGACAGAATAGGAAACAATATTAATTGGCTTTTTGACAATATCATGTTGCCGCCGTCTGTAGCGAATACCAATATTGGAAAAGGATACATAACGTTCCAAATAAAACCTATGTCGGGTTATGCCGTAGGCGATATTATTCCAAATACAGCTTCTATTTATTTCGATTTCAATCCGCCTATTATTACCAATACTTTCAATACAGAGTTTGTACAACAGTTAGGCGTAGGCGAATTTGAGAATGCCGATTTTGTTTTCTTCCCGAATCCGGTTTCCGATATTGTGACGATTCAAGTGAAAAACGAAGGAACCATTGCCAACATAGCCGTTTACGATGTGTCAGGCAAAATGATTATGGCCCAAAAACCAACCCATGCGTTATCAATACAAACACTCGATTTGTCTTCGGTTTCCAAAGGCATGTATCTTTTAGAAGTAACAACTGATTCAAACCTAAAAGTAGTGAAAAAGTTAATTGTAGAATAA
- a CDS encoding DUF58 domain-containing protein: MKIEEQKELVSGFKHLELLANQVVEGFISGMHKSPFHGFSAEFAEHKVYNSGESTKHIDWKLFAKTDRLYTKKFEEETNLRCHLIIDNSSSMHYPKLKSNEPFYHNKIGFSVLASAVLMNLLKKQRDAVGLSVYSDAYEYYAPEKGSDRHHRMILNKLEDLLENPKVSKNTDTVTFLHQIAEKIHRRSMIILFTDMFQTGNSEALFNALQHLKHNKHKVVVFHVIDKKTEINFNFDNAPRKFIDLETGEQINIFADSIKDVYEEKVNEYFKTLAMTCAQNKIKYVPVAVEDSFEKILTTYLVEKQMFG; this comes from the coding sequence ATGAAGATTGAAGAACAAAAAGAACTCGTCTCCGGTTTTAAGCATTTGGAATTATTGGCCAATCAAGTGGTCGAAGGCTTTATTTCGGGGATGCATAAATCGCCTTTTCATGGGTTTTCCGCCGAGTTTGCGGAACATAAAGTTTACAATTCAGGCGAAAGCACTAAGCACATCGATTGGAAATTGTTTGCCAAAACCGACCGGCTTTACACCAAAAAATTCGAAGAAGAAACCAATCTCCGTTGTCATTTGATTATAGACAACTCCTCGTCGATGCATTATCCCAAACTAAAAAGCAACGAACCATTTTACCACAATAAAATAGGTTTTTCCGTATTGGCTTCCGCCGTTTTAATGAATTTGTTAAAGAAGCAACGCGATGCTGTAGGTTTGAGTGTCTATTCAGATGCTTACGAATATTACGCACCGGAAAAAGGAAGCGACCGTCACCACCGAATGATTTTGAATAAGCTCGAAGACCTTTTAGAAAATCCCAAAGTGTCTAAAAATACAGACACCGTAACATTTCTACATCAAATAGCCGAAAAAATTCACCGTCGTTCGATGATTATTCTCTTTACCGATATGTTTCAAACGGGAAATAGTGAAGCGTTGTTTAATGCTTTACAACATCTAAAACACAACAAACATAAAGTAGTAGTGTTTCATGTCATCGATAAAAAAACCGAAATCAATTTCAATTTCGACAATGCACCGCGAAAATTTATCGATTTAGAGACAGGAGAACAGATTAATATTTTTGCAGATTCCATCAAAGACGTCTACGAAGAAAAGGTTAATGAGTATTTCAAAACCTTAGCTATGACTTGTGCTCAAAACAAAATTAAGTATGTCCCGGTGGCTGTAGAGGATTCTTTTGAAAAAATTTTAACGACATACTTGGTTGAAAAACAAATGTTTGGTTAG
- a CDS encoding tetratricopeptide repeat protein produces MKKSCFLVLLFIPVFLFSQKKSTVEEKLRYLESMKEDTSKVNQLNKTALYFSNSDTAKAFFYNKKAIQLAKKLDWKEGMASSNYCLGTIYNAQFNYNKALYFFNQSLQTSIQKNRSKALQSIGEVYLLTSNFSKALEYSYQALKIDEAIGNKKGIAKIYANLGSINYGFQQYSKALNYYNKAAKLYGEFENNKELAIVNRNIAGVYNSLTQYDKALLYYDKAFILCKKAGDKSLQTRLLSDISLVHFYLKNYDKALDYCYMSLNSIPKGTQDKQTAAFSHGVLGDTYIEKAKSKNNNRVLLDSAIYNLNKAVKLHQELNNSRDLAYDFSSITQVYKLKGDFKKALESYEIAMVYEDSVFNFNNKETIKNLEDQRTIELRNREIKIKKLQLDAKEKQKWMLISGLVLLGVIGGLLFYQSSNRRKVNKKLQSLNLDLEKKNTELDEANKIKARFFSILNHDLRSPVYNLIHFLHLQKENPELLDEEMKSTIEKKTVSSAENLLTSMEDMLLWSKSQMENFKPQPKKILISTLFEDTAKHFAGEEKIKLTFENPDNIEITTDEDYLKTIIRNLTGNALKALDKTENPSIVWKAWKQNNITYLSVTDNGPGASQEKLKALYDDKEVVGIKTGLGLHLIRDLAKAIYCTITVDSKIDIGTTFTLTIP; encoded by the coding sequence ATGAAAAAAAGTTGTTTTCTTGTACTTCTTTTTATTCCGGTCTTTTTGTTTTCGCAAAAAAAATCTACTGTTGAAGAAAAGTTGCGTTATCTGGAAAGCATGAAAGAGGACACTTCGAAAGTAAATCAACTCAATAAAACCGCGCTCTATTTTAGTAATTCTGACACTGCAAAAGCTTTCTTCTACAACAAAAAGGCGATACAACTCGCCAAGAAACTCGATTGGAAAGAGGGAATGGCCTCCTCTAACTATTGTCTTGGAACGATTTACAATGCACAATTTAACTATAATAAAGCACTGTATTTCTTTAATCAATCATTACAAACTTCTATTCAAAAAAATCGAAGTAAAGCATTGCAAAGCATTGGGGAAGTGTATCTCCTTACCAGCAATTTTTCTAAAGCATTAGAATATTCCTATCAAGCACTCAAAATTGACGAAGCCATTGGAAACAAAAAAGGGATTGCAAAGATTTATGCCAATTTGGGCTCTATAAATTATGGTTTTCAACAATATTCTAAAGCTTTAAACTATTACAATAAAGCAGCAAAATTGTATGGAGAATTTGAAAACAATAAAGAATTAGCGATTGTCAATAGAAACATAGCCGGCGTATATAATAGTTTGACGCAATATGACAAAGCACTGCTATACTATGACAAAGCATTTATTTTATGCAAAAAGGCGGGCGACAAATCTTTGCAAACTCGCCTACTGTCAGACATTTCTCTTGTTCACTTTTATCTCAAGAACTACGATAAAGCGCTTGATTATTGTTATATGTCTTTGAATTCCATTCCAAAAGGAACCCAAGACAAACAAACTGCTGCTTTTTCGCATGGTGTTTTAGGAGATACATATATTGAAAAAGCAAAATCCAAGAATAACAATAGGGTTTTATTGGATAGTGCCATTTATAATTTAAACAAAGCGGTCAAACTTCACCAAGAACTTAATAATAGTCGTGATTTGGCATATGACTTTTCAAGCATTACCCAAGTCTATAAACTAAAAGGCGATTTCAAAAAAGCATTAGAATCTTATGAAATCGCTATGGTTTATGAAGATTCGGTTTTTAATTTTAACAATAAGGAAACCATCAAAAACCTGGAAGACCAAAGAACCATTGAACTTCGCAATCGGGAAATCAAAATCAAAAAACTACAACTCGATGCTAAAGAAAAACAAAAATGGATGCTGATTTCAGGATTGGTCTTACTGGGTGTAATCGGAGGATTGCTTTTTTATCAAAGTTCTAATCGAAGAAAAGTTAATAAAAAGCTGCAATCCTTAAATCTCGATTTAGAAAAAAAGAATACAGAACTAGACGAAGCCAACAAAATAAAAGCGCGTTTTTTTAGTATCCTCAACCATGATTTACGAAGTCCTGTTTACAACTTAATTCATTTTCTTCATTTGCAAAAAGAGAATCCCGAATTATTGGACGAGGAAATGAAAAGTACTATTGAAAAGAAAACCGTTTCCTCGGCAGAAAACTTGCTAACCTCTATGGAAGATATGCTATTGTGGAGCAAAAGCCAAATGGAAAACTTCAAACCTCAGCCTAAAAAGATTCTAATCAGTACTCTATTTGAAGATACCGCAAAACACTTCGCCGGTGAAGAAAAAATTAAACTCACTTTTGAAAACCCAGACAATATCGAAATCACAACCGATGAAGATTACCTGAAAACTATCATTAGAAACCTCACCGGAAATGCCTTAAAAGCTTTAGACAAAACCGAAAACCCGAGTATTGTTTGGAAAGCCTGGAAGCAAAACAACATAACCTATTTATCTGTTACCGACAATGGTCCGGGAGCTAGTCAGGAGAAACTTAAAGCACTTTATGATGACAAAGAAGTTGTTGGAATAAAAACCGGTTTAGGATTGCATTTAATTCGGGATTTAGCCAAAGCAATTTATTGCACTATTACTGTAGACAGCAAAATTGATATTGGCACTACTTTTACTTTAACCATTCCATAA
- a CDS encoding LytR/AlgR family response regulator transcription factor, which translates to MKHWNCLIVDDEDIDRLMTLSFAKKFPQLNIISTCASAEEAISILDKTSLDILFLDIDMPGLSGVELRKKAMEVPVCIFITGHPEYAVESFELETLDFIVKPLRYERFEKAMQRVDQFLEIKEKASLFELSIGDDVIYIKEGNEKSKIKLFDILYLEALKDYTLLVTEQKKHCIWSNIGSLLKQDPFQSFTRIHRSFAIQKQFVKKISAQEIMLSNNALIPVGRSYKESVKMLL; encoded by the coding sequence ATGAAACATTGGAATTGTTTAATTGTGGATGATGAAGATATCGATCGTTTGATGACTTTGTCGTTTGCAAAAAAGTTTCCGCAGCTCAACATTATTAGCACTTGCGCTTCTGCAGAAGAAGCAATCTCTATTTTAGATAAAACTTCCTTAGATATTCTTTTCTTGGACATTGATATGCCCGGTTTAAGCGGCGTTGAACTTCGAAAAAAAGCTATGGAAGTTCCGGTCTGCATTTTTATCACCGGTCATCCGGAATATGCTGTAGAAAGCTTCGAATTGGAGACGCTCGACTTTATTGTAAAACCCTTACGCTACGAGAGATTTGAAAAAGCAATGCAGCGTGTAGATCAGTTTTTGGAGATCAAGGAAAAGGCTTCTCTCTTTGAATTAAGTATAGGAGATGATGTCATTTACATCAAGGAAGGCAACGAAAAATCCAAAATTAAACTGTTTGATATTTTATATTTGGAAGCTTTAAAAGATTATACCCTTTTGGTTACCGAACAAAAAAAACACTGCATTTGGTCGAATATCGGCTCGCTTTTGAAACAAGACCCTTTTCAGTCTTTTACCCGAATTCACCGAAGTTTTGCCATTCAAAAACAATTTGTAAAAAAAATTTCGGCACAAGAAATCATGTTGAGCAATAATGCCTTAATTCCTGTTGGGAGAAGCTACAAAGAAAGTGTAAAAATGTTGTTATGA
- a CDS encoding glycosyltransferase family 2 protein, whose amino-acid sequence MELITIALSLILLVYVALMVQLILGYDKVKTFKRTAVEPKTAFSIIVPFRNEEKNLPRLLQSFSKLNYPYKLIEIVMVDDFSTDLSERVCIKWRLDHEFLDTTLLENLRLSNSPKKDAIGRAVPIIKHDWIITTDADCTVPENWLLTLDNYIQKHQPEMIVGAVKYKTKNNWFHKFQQLDLLSLQGTTIGSFGIRKPFMCNGANFAYTKKLFKEIGGFEGVSKNASGDDVFLLQKATKNHLDKIHYLKNTESIVKTKPENDLFDFFMQRVRWASKTSGYQSSYAKFLAVIVLLMNLGLVICCLLSVVGNFDWSILLGVFSAKYLVDYWLLHKTNKYLLKGQWILPLTTSIIYPFYSSLVGVYSLFGNFSWKGRQFSK is encoded by the coding sequence ATGGAATTGATTACAATAGCACTTTCCCTGATTTTATTAGTTTATGTTGCACTAATGGTTCAATTGATTTTGGGCTATGACAAAGTCAAAACTTTCAAAAGAACGGCTGTTGAACCTAAAACAGCTTTTTCTATCATCGTTCCGTTTCGCAATGAGGAAAAAAATTTACCGAGACTATTGCAGTCATTTTCTAAACTGAATTATCCTTATAAGTTAATCGAAATTGTGATGGTGGATGACTTTTCTACCGACCTTTCCGAACGCGTTTGTATCAAATGGCGATTGGACCATGAATTTTTGGACACAACACTTTTGGAGAATTTACGCTTATCAAATTCGCCTAAAAAAGACGCTATCGGACGAGCGGTTCCCATCATCAAACACGATTGGATTATTACTACGGATGCGGATTGTACTGTTCCTGAAAATTGGTTGCTGACTTTGGACAATTACATTCAAAAACACCAACCGGAAATGATCGTCGGAGCGGTAAAATACAAAACCAAAAACAATTGGTTTCACAAGTTCCAACAACTGGATTTGTTGAGTTTACAAGGCACAACTATAGGCAGTTTTGGGATTAGAAAACCGTTTATGTGTAACGGTGCCAATTTTGCTTATACCAAAAAACTCTTTAAAGAAATTGGTGGTTTTGAAGGCGTTTCCAAAAATGCCAGCGGCGATGATGTTTTCTTGTTACAGAAGGCGACAAAGAATCACTTAGACAAAATTCATTACTTAAAAAACACGGAAAGCATCGTTAAAACAAAACCCGAAAATGATTTGTTTGATTTCTTTATGCAACGGGTTCGTTGGGCAAGTAAAACAAGCGGTTATCAAAGCAGTTACGCGAAGTTCTTAGCGGTTATAGTGTTGTTGATGAACCTTGGGTTGGTTATCTGTTGTCTGTTGTCTGTTGTGGGGAACTTTGACTGGAGTATTTTGCTTGGGGTTTTTTCGGCTAAATATTTGGTGGATTACTGGTTGTTACATAAAACCAACAAATACTTACTCAAAGGCCAATGGATTTTACCTCTTACAACAAGCATCATTTATCCTTTTTACTCGAGTTTGGTTGGCGTTTATTCTTTGTTTGGCAACTTTTCTTGGAAAGGCAGACAATTTTCTAAATAG